The following proteins are co-located in the Nerophis ophidion isolate RoL-2023_Sa linkage group LG04, RoL_Noph_v1.0, whole genome shotgun sequence genome:
- the LOC133551011 gene encoding uncharacterized protein LOC133551011 — MSPFECSLGYQPPLFPQQELEIAVPSTRAHIRRCQRVWRAARAALKRASEKMCRNANRHRIPAPSYQPGQQVMLLTKDLSLQVPSRKLAPRYVGPFAILSIINPVSVKLALPPSVKRHSVVHVSQIKPVAESSLSPATPAPPPSRFLPNGDQVWTVKEILRVRRQGRGLVYLVDWDGYGPEDRSWVPASYLADPSLLEDFYRANPDAPRRSSGASHKGGGTVMTRSRTRVSSAAGAAAASADSAPRCASFDSALRLVPTRAEGSTPAQQQACGQSTIDTPELDERERHKDQQTQGTFARTSLTFPDSPAFRDQALSFDIQPDS, encoded by the exons ATGTCTCCATTTGAGTGCTCGTTGGGTTATCAACCCCCCTTGTTTCCCCAACAGGAACTGGAAATCGCTGTGCCCTCGACTAGGGCTCATATTAGGCGGTGTCAGAGGGTGTGGAGAGCCGCTCGTGCGGCCTTAAAGAGGGCCTCTGAGAAGATGTGCCGCAACGCCAACCGTCATCGCATTCCAGCACCGTCGTATCAGCCAGGACAACAAGTTATGCTACTCACAAAGGACCTCAGCCTCCAGGTACCATCTAGAAAATTGGCGCCACGTTACGTTGGTCCTTTTGCCATCTTGTCCATCATAAATCCTGTGTCTGTCAAATTGGCTCTTCCACCCTCTGTCAAGCGGCACTCAGTGGTCCATGTGTCCCAGATTAAGCCGGTAGCGGAGAGTTCTCTGTCCCCTGCTACCCCTGCCCCTCCACCCTCGAGGTTCTTGCCGAATGGAGATCAGGTTTGGACGGTCAAGGAAATACTCAGGGTCCGTCGACAAGGTAGGGGGCTCGTTTATCTGGTAGACTGGGATGGATATGGGCCGGAAGACAGATCTTGGGTGCCTGCCTCCTATCTTGCCGACCCCTCTCTTCTGGAGGATTTCTACCGTGCCAATCCTGATGCTCCCCGGCGCTCGTCGGGGGCCTCGCATAAGGGGGGAGGTACTGTCATgacacggagtcgaacccgcgtttcctcggcggctggagctgcggccgcctctgctgacagcgcgccaagatgcgcctcctttgacagcgcactcagacttgtccccactcgtgctgagggcagcacgcctgcgcagcaacaagcctgtggtcaatcaacaatcgacacacctgaacttgatgaaagggagcggcataaagaccagcagacccaaggaacctttgccagaacgtcgctaaccttccc tgactcccctgccttccgtgatcaagccttgtccttcgacatccaaccggattcctga